In a single window of the Microbacterium sulfonylureivorans genome:
- the nhaA gene encoding Na+/H+ antiporter NhaA — MPGSLVGEVAATLADDSYGRTRMSLLRSARFPAIVLLVAAAAGLVVANSPAGGPVDDFLHTYVGIDGIFELTVDHWIADGLLAIFFFVVAVELQYELTSGQLNSARKAMQPAIAAAGGVLVPIAIYLVFAFGSDAADGWPIPTATDIAFALGVLAVFGKGLPAALRVFLLALAILDDIVGIVFIAVLFTTDVDFGMLGLALVTLVLFGILSRQLDSRAKVPIAIVLVILAILTWAFVYQSGVHATIAGVVLGLAMAQRPALRVRHELEPWVNVIVLPLFAFNAALVAVPAVSLGELSPAFWGVLVALPVGKILGITVFGWISLRIGDRSAAPPLKLGDLLAAGALGGIGFTVSLLLSELAFGDQPEIRDQAILGVLAGSVISLIAAGILVSWRAWHYRKQAAIAAAGTTSTPTAS; from the coding sequence GTGCCGGGAAGTCTGGTCGGCGAGGTCGCGGCGACCCTCGCCGACGACTCCTATGGAAGGACCCGGATGTCATTGTTACGCTCTGCCCGCTTCCCCGCGATCGTGCTGCTGGTTGCGGCGGCCGCAGGTCTCGTGGTCGCGAACAGCCCGGCCGGCGGTCCGGTCGACGACTTCCTGCACACGTATGTCGGCATCGACGGGATCTTCGAGCTGACGGTCGATCACTGGATCGCCGACGGCCTCCTCGCGATCTTCTTCTTCGTCGTCGCCGTCGAGCTGCAGTACGAGCTCACCTCCGGGCAGCTCAACTCGGCTCGCAAGGCGATGCAGCCCGCGATCGCCGCCGCCGGCGGTGTGCTCGTGCCCATCGCGATCTATCTGGTCTTCGCGTTCGGATCCGATGCCGCCGACGGCTGGCCGATCCCCACCGCCACCGACATCGCCTTCGCCCTCGGCGTGCTCGCCGTGTTCGGCAAGGGGCTCCCGGCGGCTCTGCGCGTCTTCCTCCTCGCGCTGGCGATCCTCGACGACATCGTGGGCATCGTGTTCATCGCCGTGCTCTTCACCACCGACGTCGACTTCGGGATGCTGGGGCTCGCGCTCGTCACTCTCGTGCTGTTCGGCATCCTGAGCCGCCAGCTCGACTCGCGCGCGAAGGTGCCGATCGCCATCGTCCTCGTCATCCTGGCGATCCTCACGTGGGCGTTCGTGTACCAGTCCGGCGTCCACGCCACGATCGCGGGCGTCGTGCTCGGCCTCGCCATGGCCCAGCGGCCCGCGCTGCGGGTGCGGCACGAGCTCGAACCGTGGGTGAATGTGATCGTGCTCCCGCTGTTCGCGTTCAACGCGGCGCTCGTGGCCGTTCCGGCGGTGTCGCTCGGGGAGCTGTCGCCCGCCTTCTGGGGCGTGCTCGTCGCGCTCCCGGTCGGCAAGATCCTCGGCATCACGGTGTTCGGGTGGATCTCCCTGCGCATCGGCGACCGCAGCGCCGCACCGCCGCTGAAGCTCGGCGACCTGCTGGCCGCCGGCGCACTCGGCGGCATCGGGTTCACGGTGTCGCTGCTGCTGTCCGAGCTGGCCTTCGGCGACCAGCCCGAGATCCGCGACCAGGCGATCCTCGGTGTGCTCGCGGGCTCGGTGATCTCGCTCATAGCGGCCGGGATCCTCGTATCGTGGCGGGCATGGCACTACAGGAAGCAGGCGGCGATCGCCGCGGCGGGCACCACCTCGACGCCGACGGCGTCGTGA
- a CDS encoding DUF4442 domain-containing protein: MRVTPRRLAVGMSLWAPNLWSGIRVKRFADDWTSATVELHVNPITRNYVKTAFGGALSAMTDPYFFMLVMHQLGRDHVVWDTRGEIEFVKPGRGVLTAHFEVPREKAAELRERARGGAKVLEWFETDITDASGDVVARVRREVYVREKKRITASAG, from the coding sequence ATGCGCGTGACCCCTCGAAGACTCGCCGTCGGGATGAGCCTGTGGGCTCCGAACCTGTGGAGCGGCATCCGTGTGAAGCGGTTCGCCGACGACTGGACGAGCGCCACGGTCGAGCTGCACGTGAACCCGATCACCCGCAACTACGTCAAGACGGCGTTCGGCGGCGCGCTGTCGGCGATGACCGACCCGTACTTCTTCATGCTCGTGATGCACCAGCTCGGGCGCGACCACGTCGTGTGGGACACGCGCGGCGAGATCGAGTTCGTCAAGCCTGGCCGCGGCGTGCTCACCGCGCACTTCGAGGTGCCCCGCGAGAAGGCGGCAGAGCTGCGCGAACGGGCTCGCGGCGGCGCCAAGGTGCTCGAATGGTTCGAGACCGACATCACGGATGCCTCGGGCGACGTCGTCGCGCGGGTTCGGCGCGAGGTCTACGTGCGCGAGAAGAAGCGCATCACGGCCTCTGCCGGCTGA
- a CDS encoding SGNH/GDSL hydrolase family protein has product MSRTRVAALSAAGSVVGAGAVVLGTRALLHRQAAIARRRIGKPLGERALDADRVWRRSYDGVPVELLLVGDSIAAGLGAERRKDTLGARLAKGLARRVHRPVRLRTAAVVGAESGMVGAQLDALPDDYRADVAVIVVGGNDITHRIAVSTSVRHLETAIARLQAIGAEVVVGTCPDLGALRPVPQPLRSLGSRLSRQLADAQAEAAECAGATAVSLRRAVGPVFISHPEEMFSLDRFHPSALGYRRTADALLPAIEAALSRQRP; this is encoded by the coding sequence ATGAGCCGCACCCGCGTCGCCGCGCTGAGCGCCGCGGGCTCAGTGGTCGGAGCCGGGGCGGTCGTCCTCGGCACACGGGCTCTGCTGCACCGCCAGGCGGCGATCGCGCGACGCCGGATCGGCAAGCCGCTGGGGGAGCGGGCGCTCGACGCCGACCGCGTCTGGCGGCGCTCGTACGACGGCGTGCCCGTGGAGCTCCTGCTCGTCGGCGACTCCATCGCGGCCGGGCTGGGGGCGGAGCGGCGCAAGGACACGCTCGGAGCGCGTCTCGCGAAGGGCCTGGCACGACGCGTGCACAGACCCGTGCGTCTGCGCACGGCGGCCGTCGTCGGCGCGGAATCGGGCATGGTCGGCGCGCAGCTCGACGCGCTCCCCGACGACTACCGGGCCGATGTCGCGGTGATCGTGGTCGGCGGCAACGACATCACCCACCGCATCGCGGTGTCGACCTCTGTGCGTCACCTCGAGACGGCGATCGCCCGTCTGCAGGCGATCGGCGCCGAGGTCGTCGTCGGCACGTGTCCCGATCTGGGCGCGCTCCGCCCGGTGCCGCAGCCGCTGCGCTCGCTCGGGTCGCGCCTGTCGCGCCAGCTCGCCGACGCGCAGGCGGAGGCCGCCGAGTGCGCCGGGGCGACCGCGGTCTCGCTGCGGCGCGCGGTCGGTCCCGTCTTCATCTCGCATCCTGAGGAGATGTTCAGCCTCGACCGGTTCCACCCGAGCGCGCTCGGATACCGCCGCACCGCCGACGCGCTCCTGCCGGCGATCGAGGCGGCGCTCAGCCGGCAGAGGCCGTGA
- a CDS encoding beta strand repeat-containing protein, which translates to MGVAVVTALIASLLVLSPLPHAAAAPGDCPPARIWVNTGGATPQMIRYLPSGVAVGPRLPLARGYGDIAWGADGTTLYAVFAQSPTVNSTLYTLDPATGAETSSLAITLDGNPLGFVSSGLSATPDGTLLLGGGSTIYEVDPVTGVAALVATLPAGVIVGGDFLQLADGDILVLGWEGVSGAYFRLHADGTLTRIGGGPTAWGAAQSGGGIYLVTGTGEMFSLDAVPTAESTAVLPTTEIINTTSIFNGATSQQDDGSCDPDPFQAYGVEKSASVATAAPGDTVTYTILINNLGSVDYAAGTADVADNLAGVLDDADIVPGSITATSGSASVSASTLTWTGALPAGATVTVTFQVVVDDPSAGTWQLDNTVTTLGAEGGCTGTCTVATPIRLRPTPAACPPSTIWANTSVAPLTLSRYATDGTPLGASVPLQRNYQDIAWQPNGAVLWGVSQTSTTAKTLYQIDPATGASTLTRPITGLPAGTMILGGSLVYTAANTLLMDLTTSRTIYSVNPATGAATAFAVLPTGVNTVGDLVPVAGGDTLVFAKTGATSLGTSVFRLSPTATWTQIGTLPMGVVGAARSSGEVYVTAANGTFLRLNGVPAVASTAPLPTTQAFATGIANTIGASSVQDAMAPAACTVETDMSYSVAKTASAAVVDAGGLVTYTVTVDNTGAVPYPADYAGFRDDLTDVLDNGTLVPGSITASAGSVDIAGNNLLWSGPLAATGAAATVTVTYQIQTANPPGGDRQLTNGVSATGVGGVCDAAATCATTTDVRSFEVTKTSSPPGPAAPGDTIAYTLTVENTGTVAFGPGEAALTDDLADVLDDATIDPATIQASGGTATLSGTTLSWAGPLGAAAGDDTVTITYEAVVLAAGSGQGDGALVNTVAPGAGGLCAVAADCVTSTDTRAFVVGKSSSAAATVAPGTTVTYTVTVTNVGSDAFADGEAAFTDDLSDVLDDATVDPASVQASAGVASLSGTTLSWDGPLASTGAGATVTITYEAVVETGDGSGDGVLVNTVAPGADGVCLSSASCETSTAIKAFSVTKTTSDPGPLRPGETTIYTLTVENTGAVAFAAGEATLSDDLSRVLDDATIDPAAISATAGAASLTGGTLTWAGPLAASGPGASVTITYPAVVRPAGTGADAVLTNTVAPGADGTCPTAADCTTVTDTESYTVRVATTSSGPVIPGSAVLYTITVDNTGSTPWSVASFLDDLTGVLDDAVIDPASVNATGGSITVDGGVLSWTGPLAATGPGSTVTVTFTATVSASGEGDGTLVSVVVPGEGGGCADEDCILDVVVGPFPPVDPTDPAAPPGPGAPGALPATGGMWPWQSLLLGIVLLGGGAAALMWVRSRTRRRA; encoded by the coding sequence GTGGGGGTCGCGGTCGTCACCGCGCTCATCGCATCGCTGCTCGTTCTGTCGCCGCTGCCGCACGCCGCGGCGGCGCCAGGCGACTGTCCGCCGGCGCGCATCTGGGTCAACACCGGGGGCGCGACGCCCCAGATGATCCGGTATCTCCCGAGCGGTGTGGCGGTCGGCCCCAGGCTCCCGCTCGCCCGCGGGTACGGCGATATCGCGTGGGGCGCCGACGGCACGACGCTGTATGCGGTCTTCGCGCAGAGCCCCACCGTGAACTCCACCCTGTACACGCTCGACCCCGCGACCGGCGCGGAGACGTCGTCCCTGGCGATCACGCTCGACGGCAATCCCCTCGGCTTCGTGTCGTCGGGGCTGAGCGCGACCCCCGACGGAACGCTCCTCCTGGGCGGCGGATCGACGATCTACGAAGTGGATCCCGTGACAGGGGTCGCCGCGCTCGTCGCCACTCTGCCCGCGGGCGTCATCGTCGGCGGCGACTTCCTCCAGCTCGCCGACGGCGACATCCTGGTCCTCGGCTGGGAGGGCGTGAGCGGCGCGTACTTCCGTCTGCATGCCGACGGCACTCTCACGCGGATCGGTGGCGGGCCCACCGCCTGGGGGGCGGCCCAATCGGGGGGCGGCATCTATCTGGTCACGGGAACCGGCGAGATGTTCAGCCTCGACGCCGTGCCGACGGCGGAGTCGACGGCCGTGCTCCCGACCACGGAGATCATCAACACGACGTCGATCTTCAACGGCGCGACGTCGCAGCAGGACGACGGCTCGTGCGACCCCGATCCGTTCCAGGCGTACGGCGTCGAGAAGTCGGCGTCGGTGGCCACGGCCGCGCCCGGCGACACCGTGACCTACACGATCCTCATCAACAACCTCGGCTCGGTCGACTACGCGGCGGGCACCGCAGACGTCGCCGACAACCTCGCGGGGGTGCTCGACGACGCCGATATCGTGCCGGGCTCCATCACCGCGACCTCGGGCTCCGCCTCGGTCTCCGCGAGCACCCTGACGTGGACGGGCGCCCTCCCGGCGGGCGCGACGGTCACGGTCACGTTCCAGGTCGTCGTGGACGATCCGAGCGCGGGAACGTGGCAGCTCGACAACACGGTGACCACCCTGGGCGCGGAGGGCGGATGCACCGGCACCTGCACCGTCGCGACGCCCATCCGGCTCCGGCCCACGCCCGCGGCGTGCCCGCCCTCGACGATCTGGGCGAACACGAGCGTCGCCCCGCTCACACTCTCGCGGTATGCGACGGACGGCACGCCGCTCGGCGCGTCGGTACCGCTGCAGCGCAACTACCAGGACATCGCGTGGCAGCCCAACGGGGCAGTGCTGTGGGGCGTGTCCCAGACCTCCACGACGGCCAAGACGCTCTACCAGATCGACCCCGCCACCGGCGCCTCCACGCTCACCCGGCCGATCACCGGCCTGCCGGCGGGCACGATGATTCTGGGCGGCTCGCTCGTCTACACGGCCGCCAACACGCTGCTCATGGACCTGACGACGTCGAGGACCATCTACAGCGTGAACCCCGCGACGGGGGCCGCGACCGCTTTCGCGGTGCTGCCGACCGGGGTGAACACCGTCGGCGACCTCGTTCCCGTCGCCGGCGGCGACACGCTGGTGTTCGCCAAGACCGGAGCGACGTCTCTCGGAACGAGCGTCTTCCGGCTCTCGCCGACGGCCACCTGGACGCAGATCGGAACACTCCCCATGGGCGTCGTCGGCGCCGCCCGCTCCTCGGGCGAGGTGTACGTCACCGCGGCGAACGGCACCTTCCTGCGCCTGAACGGCGTCCCCGCCGTGGCGTCCACGGCGCCGCTTCCCACCACGCAGGCGTTCGCCACCGGGATCGCGAACACCATCGGCGCCTCGTCGGTGCAGGATGCCATGGCTCCGGCCGCCTGCACGGTCGAGACGGACATGTCCTATTCGGTCGCCAAGACGGCCTCGGCCGCCGTGGTCGACGCCGGCGGCCTCGTGACGTACACCGTCACCGTCGACAACACCGGCGCCGTGCCCTACCCCGCCGACTATGCGGGGTTCCGCGACGACCTGACCGACGTGCTCGACAACGGCACGCTCGTGCCCGGCTCGATCACGGCGTCGGCGGGATCGGTCGACATCGCGGGCAACAACCTGCTGTGGTCGGGGCCGCTCGCCGCGACGGGCGCGGCGGCGACCGTCACGGTGACGTATCAGATCCAGACCGCGAACCCGCCCGGCGGGGATCGTCAGCTGACCAACGGCGTCTCCGCCACGGGCGTCGGCGGCGTGTGCGACGCGGCGGCGACCTGCGCGACCACGACCGACGTGCGCTCGTTCGAAGTGACGAAGACATCCTCCCCTCCGGGCCCGGCCGCGCCCGGCGACACGATCGCCTACACGCTGACCGTCGAGAACACCGGCACGGTCGCGTTCGGCCCGGGCGAGGCCGCACTGACCGATGACCTCGCCGACGTGCTCGATGACGCCACCATCGATCCGGCGACGATTCAGGCGTCGGGCGGCACCGCGACGCTCTCCGGGACGACACTGAGCTGGGCGGGCCCGCTCGGGGCCGCGGCCGGCGACGACACGGTGACCATCACGTACGAGGCGGTCGTCCTGGCGGCCGGATCCGGCCAGGGTGACGGCGCCCTCGTCAACACCGTCGCTCCCGGCGCGGGAGGACTCTGCGCGGTCGCCGCGGACTGTGTGACCTCGACCGATACGCGGGCGTTCGTCGTCGGCAAGTCGTCGTCGGCCGCCGCAACGGTCGCGCCGGGCACCACGGTGACGTACACGGTCACCGTGACCAACGTCGGCTCGGACGCCTTCGCAGACGGTGAGGCCGCCTTCACCGACGACCTCTCGGACGTGCTCGACGACGCGACCGTCGATCCCGCATCCGTTCAGGCATCCGCGGGTGTCGCATCGCTCAGCGGCACCACGCTCAGCTGGGACGGCCCGCTCGCGTCGACCGGTGCCGGGGCGACCGTGACCATCACGTACGAGGCGGTCGTCGAGACCGGTGACGGGTCCGGCGACGGCGTTCTCGTGAACACGGTGGCGCCCGGTGCGGACGGCGTGTGCCTCTCGTCCGCCTCGTGCGAGACATCCACCGCGATCAAGGCGTTCTCGGTGACCAAGACGACCTCCGACCCGGGGCCGCTGCGTCCCGGTGAGACGACGATCTACACCCTCACGGTCGAGAACACCGGCGCCGTCGCGTTCGCGGCAGGCGAGGCCACGCTCTCGGACGACCTGAGCCGAGTCCTCGACGACGCGACCATCGACCCGGCCGCGATCAGTGCGACCGCGGGCGCGGCATCCCTGACGGGTGGCACTCTCACGTGGGCGGGGCCGCTGGCCGCCTCGGGCCCGGGTGCGAGCGTGACGATCACCTACCCGGCCGTCGTCCGTCCGGCAGGGACCGGGGCCGACGCCGTTCTGACGAACACGGTGGCCCCCGGCGCGGACGGCACGTGCCCGACCGCGGCCGACTGCACGACAGTCACCGACACCGAGTCGTACACGGTGCGGGTCGCGACGACGTCCTCCGGTCCGGTGATCCCCGGCAGTGCCGTGCTCTACACGATCACCGTCGACAACACCGGCTCGACGCCGTGGTCGGTCGCGTCGTTCCTCGACGACCTGACAGGGGTGCTCGACGACGCGGTCATCGACCCGGCCTCCGTCAATGCGACCGGCGGGAGCATCACGGTCGACGGCGGCGTTCTCAGCTGGACCGGACCGCTGGCGGCCACCGGTCCCGGATCCACCGTGACCGTCACCTTCACCGCCACGGTGTCGGCGTCGGGCGAAGGCGACGGGACCCTGGTGTCCGTGGTCGTCCCCGGTGAGGGCGGCGGGTGCGCCGACGAGGACTGCATCCTCGACGTCGTCGTCGGACCGTTCCCGCCGGTCGACCCGACCGATCCGGCCGCTCCGCCGGGGCCGGGCGCACCTGGCGCGCTTCCGGCCACGGGAGGCATGTGGCCGTGGCAGAGCCTGCTGCTCGGCATCGTGCTGCTCGGCGGCGGCGCGGCGGCTCTGATGTGGGTCCGCTCGCGCACGCGCCGTCGGGCTTGA
- a CDS encoding O-methyltransferase — protein sequence MTDPTPDLWRRVDAYLTETLVGHDPALDDAVADQNAAGLPAIEVAPVNGKFLHLLARISGARRVLEIGTLGAYSTIWMARGIPDDGRIVTIEAEPRIADIARANLERAGVSAKVEVRLGRAADVLPTLEGGEPFDLVFIDADKESNTIYLDWAARLGRPGTVVVVDNTVRGGEVANPATENPQVIGVQRGLEMLGRDPRFDATALQTLDLKGYDGVALAIVVQDGGR from the coding sequence ATGACCGACCCGACCCCCGACCTGTGGCGCCGCGTCGACGCCTACCTCACCGAGACCCTGGTGGGGCACGACCCCGCACTCGACGACGCCGTCGCCGACCAGAACGCCGCCGGTCTCCCCGCGATCGAGGTCGCCCCCGTCAACGGCAAGTTCCTGCATCTCCTGGCGCGCATCAGCGGCGCCCGGCGCGTGCTCGAGATCGGCACGCTCGGCGCGTACTCGACGATCTGGATGGCGCGCGGCATCCCCGACGACGGCCGCATCGTCACGATCGAGGCCGAGCCCCGCATCGCCGACATCGCGCGGGCGAACCTCGAGCGCGCGGGAGTCTCGGCCAAGGTCGAGGTGAGGCTCGGGAGGGCCGCCGACGTGCTGCCGACGCTCGAGGGGGGCGAGCCCTTCGATCTCGTGTTCATCGACGCCGACAAGGAGTCGAACACGATCTACCTCGATTGGGCGGCCCGGCTCGGCCGTCCCGGCACGGTCGTGGTCGTCGACAACACCGTGCGCGGGGGAGAGGTGGCCAACCCCGCCACCGAGAACCCGCAGGTGATCGGGGTGCAGCGCGGGCTCGAGATGCTCGGCCGGGATCCGCGCTTCGACGCGACCGCCCTGCAGACGCTCGACCTCAAGGGGTACGACGGCGTCGCGCTGGCCATCGTCGTGCAGGACGGCGGTCGATGA
- a CDS encoding APC family permease — MAMPSLPRRLGLGDAVSIGLGSMIGAGVFAAFGPAAAAAGSGLLVGLAIAAVVAFGNATSTAQLAAVHPTSGGTYAYGRAELGPWWGFVAGWGFVVGKLASCAAMALTFAAYAAPPGWERPVAILAVAALAAVNWFGITRTAQATRVIVVVVLLALAVAVAAAAAAPDSTGWLSPASLWSGGWYGILQSAGLLFFAFAGYARIATMGEEVRDPARTIPRAILLAFAGALVVYALVAVAVLSTLGPEATAASTEPVAAATAASGWAWAEPVVRVGAAAASLGALLALIAGIGRTTFAMAREGDLPRCLGAVHPRWHVPHRADVAIALIVIAVVALVDLRGAIGFSSFGVLLYYLVANVAAFRQRPGARRYPRALQVVGAVGCVVLGLTLPWQSVAVGVVVAAAGVGYRMLRLKFTRAA, encoded by the coding sequence ATGGCGATGCCCTCTCTGCCCCGCCGTCTCGGTCTCGGCGACGCGGTGTCCATCGGCCTCGGGTCGATGATCGGCGCCGGCGTGTTCGCCGCCTTCGGCCCCGCTGCCGCCGCCGCCGGGAGCGGGCTGCTCGTCGGACTCGCGATCGCCGCCGTGGTGGCCTTCGGCAACGCGACGTCGACGGCGCAGCTCGCAGCCGTGCACCCGACGTCGGGCGGCACGTACGCCTACGGCCGGGCGGAGCTCGGGCCGTGGTGGGGGTTCGTCGCCGGCTGGGGCTTCGTCGTGGGCAAGCTCGCCAGCTGCGCCGCGATGGCGCTCACCTTCGCCGCGTACGCCGCGCCGCCGGGCTGGGAGCGACCGGTCGCGATCCTGGCCGTGGCCGCCCTCGCCGCGGTCAACTGGTTCGGCATCACGCGCACCGCCCAGGCCACCCGCGTCATCGTGGTCGTTGTGCTGCTCGCCCTCGCCGTCGCCGTCGCGGCGGCGGCTGCAGCGCCGGACTCCACCGGCTGGCTGTCCCCCGCATCGCTGTGGTCGGGCGGCTGGTACGGCATCCTCCAGTCGGCCGGCCTGCTGTTCTTCGCGTTCGCCGGGTACGCGCGCATCGCCACGATGGGCGAGGAGGTCCGCGACCCCGCCCGGACGATCCCTCGGGCCATCCTCCTCGCGTTCGCCGGCGCGCTCGTCGTGTACGCCCTCGTCGCGGTCGCGGTCCTGTCGACGCTCGGACCGGAGGCGACGGCCGCGTCGACCGAGCCCGTCGCCGCGGCGACTGCGGCCTCCGGGTGGGCATGGGCGGAGCCCGTCGTGCGGGTGGGTGCGGCCGCGGCATCCCTCGGCGCCCTCCTCGCGCTCATCGCGGGCATCGGGCGGACCACGTTCGCAATGGCCCGCGAGGGGGATCTGCCCCGCTGTCTCGGGGCGGTGCATCCCCGGTGGCATGTGCCGCACCGCGCCGACGTCGCCATCGCGCTCATCGTCATCGCCGTGGTCGCGCTGGTCGACCTGCGCGGCGCCATCGGCTTCTCATCGTTCGGCGTACTGCTGTACTACCTCGTCGCCAACGTCGCCGCGTTCCGTCAGCGCCCGGGCGCGCGCCGGTATCCCCGGGCGCTCCAGGTCGTCGGCGCCGTCGGATGCGTCGTGCTCGGTCTCACCCTGCCCTGGCAGAGCGTGGCCGTCGGCGTCGTGGTGGCCGCCGCGGGAGTCGGCTATCGGATGCTGCGGCTGAAGTTCACGCGAGCGGCTTGA
- a CDS encoding MazG family protein, translated as MRTVRDRCVWTQQIDHRDLVPYLVEESAELIDAVEEGDRSELREELGDLLWQVLFHAEIASRDADEPFDIDDVARGLTDKMVRRHPHVFGDAVANTPEEVLVHWNAAKAVEKSARTSVLDGVSERMPSLALAQKLVSKGAQVGVAVDPAAGPASESELGDALLALVATARANGWDSERALRERLRGFTGEIRNAESDLAT; from the coding sequence ATGCGCACGGTCCGCGACCGGTGCGTGTGGACGCAGCAGATCGACCACCGCGACCTGGTCCCGTACCTCGTCGAGGAGAGCGCCGAGCTGATCGACGCCGTCGAGGAGGGCGACCGCTCCGAGCTGCGAGAAGAGCTCGGCGATCTGCTGTGGCAGGTGCTGTTCCACGCCGAGATCGCGTCGCGCGACGCCGACGAGCCGTTCGACATCGACGACGTCGCCCGCGGCCTCACGGACAAGATGGTGCGGAGGCATCCGCACGTCTTCGGCGACGCCGTCGCGAACACCCCCGAAGAGGTGCTCGTCCACTGGAACGCCGCCAAGGCGGTCGAGAAGAGCGCGCGCACCAGCGTCCTCGACGGGGTGAGCGAGCGGATGCCGTCCCTCGCCCTGGCTCAGAAGCTCGTGTCGAAGGGTGCGCAGGTCGGCGTCGCCGTGGACCCGGCTGCCGGGCCGGCGTCCGAGTCCGAGCTCGGCGATGCGCTTCTCGCGCTCGTCGCCACGGCGCGTGCGAACGGATGGGACTCCGAGCGTGCCTTGCGCGAGCGGCTGCGGGGCTTCACCGGCGAGATCCGGAACGCCGAGTCCGACCTGGCAACATAG
- a CDS encoding histidine--tRNA ligase, which produces MRDFLPADKARRERVLAVIRDRYRVHGFDEIETPVMEEYARLHAGIGGDNEKLAYNVLKRGLDADAVRAAADDPARLTDLGLRYDLTVPLARFYASHRGELPTVFRSIQIAPVWRAERPQKGRYRQFMQCDIDIMGDASARAESELIVATLDTLDALGLEGGSVRINDRRVLDWMLDSFGFTPEERPGVLITIDKLDKIGPGGVAAGLRERGATASAVDAFESFLNRPMTLEYNPYGERQIRKLLPEDAPADVVAHLVGIGDAVAAARAATGPAADDAALADIPLVFDPFLVRGMGYYTGTIFELAHPSVDYSLGGGGRYDGMIGRFLGQDVPAVGFSIGFERIVDLVDATDDAAPISVVLVHDRDVPPSELLAHKASFAAGGVRVRLEHRTKNLKALLERAAADGYTSFATVSGGTPVGGLELKPLA; this is translated from the coding sequence ATGCGCGACTTCCTTCCCGCCGACAAGGCCCGTCGCGAGCGCGTGCTCGCCGTCATCCGCGACCGCTATCGCGTGCACGGCTTCGACGAGATCGAGACCCCCGTCATGGAGGAGTACGCGCGCCTCCACGCGGGCATCGGCGGCGACAACGAGAAGCTCGCCTACAACGTGCTCAAGCGGGGCCTCGACGCCGACGCCGTCCGCGCGGCGGCCGACGATCCCGCCCGGCTCACCGACCTCGGTCTGCGCTACGACCTCACGGTCCCGCTCGCGCGGTTCTACGCCAGCCACCGCGGCGAGCTGCCGACCGTCTTCCGATCGATCCAGATCGCGCCCGTATGGCGCGCCGAGCGCCCGCAGAAGGGCCGGTACCGCCAGTTCATGCAGTGCGACATCGACATCATGGGGGATGCCTCGGCCCGCGCCGAGTCCGAGCTCATCGTGGCGACGCTCGACACCCTCGACGCGCTCGGGCTCGAGGGCGGCAGCGTCCGCATCAACGACCGCCGCGTGCTCGACTGGATGCTCGACAGCTTCGGGTTCACCCCGGAGGAGCGCCCCGGGGTGCTCATCACGATCGACAAGCTCGACAAGATCGGCCCCGGGGGAGTGGCCGCCGGGCTGCGCGAACGCGGGGCGACGGCATCCGCGGTCGATGCGTTCGAGTCGTTCCTGAACCGCCCGATGACGCTCGAGTACAACCCGTACGGCGAGCGGCAGATCCGCAAGCTCCTGCCGGAGGACGCCCCCGCCGACGTCGTCGCGCACCTCGTCGGCATCGGCGACGCCGTCGCCGCGGCACGCGCGGCGACCGGCCCGGCAGCCGACGATGCGGCGCTCGCCGACATCCCGCTGGTGTTCGATCCCTTCCTCGTCCGGGGCATGGGCTACTACACCGGGACGATCTTCGAGCTCGCCCACCCGTCGGTCGACTACTCGCTCGGCGGCGGAGGCCGGTACGACGGCATGATCGGCCGCTTCCTCGGTCAGGACGTGCCCGCGGTCGGCTTCTCGATCGGCTTCGAGCGCATCGTCGATCTGGTCGATGCGACGGACGACGCCGCTCCGATCTCCGTCGTGCTCGTGCACGACCGGGATGTGCCCCCGAGCGAGCTCCTCGCGCACAAGGCGTCCTTCGCGGCCGGCGGCGTGCGTGTGCGCCTGGAGCACCGCACGAAGAACCTCAAGGCACTCCTCGAGCGCGCGGCCGCCGACGGCTACACGTCGTTCGCGACGGTGTCCGGCGGAACCCCCGTCGGAGGGCTCGAGCTCAAGCCGCTCGCGTGA